The sequence CTCCTGCGCGCCATCGGGAAACGCTTCGAGGCGGAGGGATCCCCCAAAAACATCACCTCGATCCACCCCATCGCCGCCGGCGACATGTACGGGATCGACGGGATTGACCACCTCGCGCGGCCGGGACTGTTGAAGCGCGTGATCGCCGGCTCGCTGCCGAGCGGGCCGTCTAACATGCCGTCGCCAAGGATCTGGCGGATGATCTATGCTAACGAGGTCGAGGCCTATAACATCCCGAGCGGCCTCCTTTTCCATATGCACCGCGAGGCGGCGGCCAAACGACCGGGCATACTCACAAAAGTGGGGATGGAAACCTACCTGGACCCCCGGCAGACGGGCGGCAAGATGAACGCCGCGACCACCGAGGACCTCGTCCGCCGCGTCGAGTTCGACGGCGACGACTGGCTCTACCTCCGCTCGATCCCCATCGACGTGGCCCTGATCCGCGCCACCACGGCCGACGAGCTGGGTAACCTCTCGATGGAGCATGAAGGGGGATATCTCGGGGGGATGGACCAGGCACTCGCGGCCCACAATAACGGGGGGATCGTCATCGCCCAGGTCAAACAGATCGCGGCCGCCGGCACCCTGCCGCCGCAATCCGTCCGCATCCCCGGCATCCTGGTGGACTACCTCGTGCTGGACCCCGACCAGATGCAGACCACCCAGACGCCGTTCGACCCCGCCATCAGCGGCCTCATCCGCCGGCCGGTGGACGCGTTCGACCCGGTCCCGTGGGGCACCGACAAGATCATCGGCCGCCGCGCGGCCATGGAGCTGCGCGCCGGCGAGGCCGTCAACCTCGGCTTCGGGATCTCGGCGCTGGTGCCCCGCATCCTCCTCGAAGAGGGGCTCGGAGATGCTGTCACCTGGGCTATCGAGCAGGGCGCCGTCGGCGGCATCCCGCTGTTGGGCTTCCAGTTCGGCTGCGCGGCGAACCTGCAAACGATCGTGCCGTCGCCCGACCAGTTCACGTATTTCCAGGGCGGCGGGTTCGACCGGACGTTCCTCTCGTTCATGCAGATCGACGCC comes from Rhodothermales bacterium and encodes:
- a CDS encoding acyl CoA:acetate/3-ketoacid CoA transferase, which codes for MPSSKLIPLEQAAALIPDGAVVSTSSSSGLGCPDALLRAIGKRFEAEGSPKNITSIHPIAAGDMYGIDGIDHLARPGLLKRVIAGSLPSGPSNMPSPRIWRMIYANEVEAYNIPSGLLFHMHREAAAKRPGILTKVGMETYLDPRQTGGKMNAATTEDLVRRVEFDGDDWLYLRSIPIDVALIRATTADELGNLSMEHEGGYLGGMDQALAAHNNGGIVIAQVKQIAAAGTLPPQSVRIPGILVDYLVLDPDQMQTTQTPFDPAISGLIRRPVDAFDPVPWGTDKIIGRRAAMELRAGEAVNLGFGISALVPRILLEEGLGDAVTWAIEQGAVGGIPLLGFQFGCAANLQTIVPSPDQFTYFQGGGFDRTFLSFMQIDADGSVNVSKLAAKPHVTAGVGGFVDITSNARRIVFGGYFTAGGLDLAVEGGKLVIKKEGKARKLVPAVEQVSFSGARARRTGQDVTYVTERCVLRLEPDGLTVTEIAPGIDLQTQVLQQADIPLRVSDDLKLMDGRLFLEEKMGLELVQSEK